The Amycolatopsis solani genome has a window encoding:
- a CDS encoding S1 family peptidase, producing MAVGRLLDAATGDERGTVFAVTDRLALTAFHCIGDRETGEIAFSRLRCVWTGHVSDATVDDGDHHLDVALLRLGRALPEGLEPIQLALDAVEHTPFVAPGRPAAVRAMPGFAVSGEITWVSGELPDGAPVMQLACRESAAALPLAGVSGAPVLIGQPACAAGVVRFNVPRVDQPELAAGAAVFATPATQVLRRWPSLPSADGDDPTSLLALVRRLATRDDDRTDAQVRGDVTRLLRASSLGLPAHEFGGAKGPIETATGTAVFVVRRDLRDDAAENAARRQLAKSLAAHDDEAERRWIGVMTDGFEWRVYRRLGGKLHAVQATMEVSYGKPDVDKVLAWLESILASGNEVEPTPREIVRRLGADSPSYAIDSTELRAIYARHRNMPEVRVKRALWAKLLTTASGTHFSDDDALFIDHTLLVLMAEVIGHAVVGFDPMDPALTAAAITSGELFTQAQIGGVIEADFFDWVVEVPGGSRFVKDLARRLTRFSWQHVEHDVMKVLYESIIPADVRHLLGEYYTPDWLAESIVDECVQHPLDERVLDASCGSGTFLFHAVRHYISAAEAAGTGGPAVVRAVTEHVVGFDVHPVAVTLARVTYLLAIGPRRLQHGGRPAFAVPVYLADSLRWGQETSLWSDDNLTIPAELDHSTFVSDATFADPAVRMFSFPDRIVASADLFDRLVAELADRATDRVRGAPVPSLAGLFRRLDIDDIDERAMLKQTFRVMCELHDEKLDHIWGYYIRNVARPDWLKRPDNRVDVLVGNPPWLSYRHMTGPQKATFRAMSVDRSLWVGGSHATNQDLSALFVARCIEQYLRPGGRFGYVMPWDVLPRKIHSRSAYEGFRKGNYSAPTEGVTVAFERPWDLHLVKPSFFPVPACVAFGTRRNAANNVPLIQKPQVWAGRLSLNGASRDEVLAGISRYVGEPVRTTTASPYMGRFAQGATVVPNMLFLVEEMDSGPLGSGAGRITVRSRRSPNEKPPWKHLPAMTGVVEQDFVRPLYRGDSILPFRGASSVSAVIPWSGNRLLDGNDDQLDTYPGLAQWWRAAEKIWERHRKSNRLSLAEQLDYRNKLSHQLPATKYRVVYAASGMYSAAAVVTDDKVIIEHQLYWGSAADIDEARFLTAFLNSETLTTAVRPLQPRGEHNPRHFDKSVFQLPIPLYDPTDEVHRRLVELAEQAERISADVPLPAKRFETQRNVIRQALTHQGVAIEIDSIVKELFA from the coding sequence ATGGCGGTCGGCCGGTTGCTGGATGCTGCAACCGGCGATGAGCGCGGCACCGTCTTCGCGGTCACAGACCGTCTCGCCTTGACCGCCTTTCACTGCATCGGTGACAGGGAGACCGGCGAGATTGCATTCTCACGGCTGCGATGCGTGTGGACCGGGCACGTCAGTGACGCCACTGTCGATGATGGCGATCACCATCTCGATGTCGCCCTGCTTCGCCTCGGGCGCGCTCTGCCTGAGGGTCTCGAACCGATTCAGCTGGCCCTCGATGCCGTAGAACACACGCCGTTCGTCGCACCGGGGAGGCCAGCGGCTGTACGTGCAATGCCTGGTTTCGCTGTGTCCGGCGAGATCACCTGGGTTTCGGGGGAGCTTCCCGACGGTGCTCCCGTCATGCAGCTGGCGTGCCGGGAGTCCGCAGCAGCGTTACCACTGGCCGGAGTGAGTGGCGCGCCAGTGCTGATCGGACAGCCGGCGTGTGCGGCGGGCGTAGTCCGGTTCAACGTTCCTCGTGTGGACCAGCCAGAGCTCGCCGCTGGTGCCGCCGTCTTCGCCACACCGGCCACTCAGGTGCTGCGCCGCTGGCCGTCGCTGCCCTCGGCCGACGGCGACGACCCGACGAGCCTGCTCGCGTTGGTCAGGCGCCTCGCCACCCGCGACGATGACCGAACCGATGCGCAGGTCCGCGGCGATGTCACGCGGTTGCTGCGGGCGAGCAGCCTGGGACTTCCTGCGCACGAGTTCGGCGGGGCGAAGGGGCCGATCGAGACCGCGACGGGCACTGCCGTCTTCGTTGTGCGGCGGGACCTGCGGGATGACGCCGCGGAAAACGCTGCGAGGCGGCAGCTTGCCAAGTCTCTCGCCGCGCACGACGATGAAGCCGAACGTCGATGGATTGGAGTGATGACCGATGGCTTCGAATGGCGAGTCTACCGCCGTCTCGGCGGCAAGCTCCATGCCGTCCAGGCCACCATGGAGGTTAGTTACGGCAAACCGGACGTCGACAAGGTACTGGCATGGCTCGAATCCATACTTGCCAGCGGGAACGAGGTAGAACCGACGCCCAGGGAGATCGTTCGGAGGCTGGGAGCCGACAGCCCTTCATATGCCATCGACTCCACGGAACTGCGCGCGATCTACGCACGACATCGAAACATGCCCGAAGTCAGGGTGAAGCGAGCGTTGTGGGCTAAACTGCTCACTACGGCTTCCGGCACTCACTTCAGTGACGACGACGCACTCTTTATCGATCACACACTTTTGGTTCTGATGGCGGAGGTCATCGGTCACGCCGTGGTGGGCTTCGACCCGATGGATCCCGCGCTCACCGCCGCGGCGATCACCTCCGGTGAGCTCTTCACCCAAGCACAGATCGGGGGTGTGATCGAGGCTGACTTCTTCGACTGGGTGGTCGAGGTGCCCGGTGGCAGCCGGTTCGTCAAGGACCTGGCGCGTCGACTGACCCGCTTCTCATGGCAGCATGTCGAGCACGACGTGATGAAGGTTCTGTACGAGTCGATCATTCCCGCGGACGTTCGGCACCTGCTCGGTGAGTACTACACCCCGGATTGGCTCGCCGAAAGCATCGTTGACGAATGCGTGCAGCACCCGCTCGACGAGCGCGTGCTCGACGCGAGCTGCGGCAGCGGCACCTTCCTATTCCATGCCGTCCGCCACTATATCTCAGCTGCGGAGGCTGCCGGCACCGGTGGACCTGCTGTTGTCCGTGCGGTGACCGAGCACGTCGTGGGCTTCGATGTGCATCCGGTCGCGGTGACGCTCGCGCGCGTCACCTACCTCCTCGCGATCGGACCCCGCCGCCTGCAGCACGGGGGGCGCCCCGCGTTCGCCGTGCCGGTGTACCTTGCGGACTCACTGCGGTGGGGACAGGAGACCTCGTTGTGGTCGGACGACAACCTCACCATTCCCGCTGAACTTGACCATTCGACATTTGTCTCGGACGCTACTTTTGCTGATCCTGCGGTTCGGATGTTCAGTTTCCCTGACCGGATCGTCGCGAGTGCGGACCTGTTCGACCGCCTTGTCGCCGAGCTGGCCGATCGCGCCACCGACCGGGTACGCGGGGCACCAGTGCCGTCGCTCGCTGGACTTTTCCGGCGACTCGATATCGACGACATCGACGAGCGCGCGATGCTGAAGCAGACCTTCCGAGTCATGTGCGAACTGCACGACGAGAAGCTGGACCACATCTGGGGCTATTACATCCGCAACGTTGCCCGGCCTGATTGGCTGAAGCGCCCGGACAACCGGGTGGACGTGCTCGTCGGCAATCCGCCGTGGTTGTCCTACCGGCACATGACCGGACCTCAGAAAGCCACGTTTCGCGCCATGAGCGTCGATCGATCGTTGTGGGTGGGAGGAAGCCATGCCACCAACCAAGATCTCTCCGCGCTATTTGTCGCGCGGTGTATCGAGCAATACCTCCGGCCCGGAGGCCGCTTCGGGTACGTTATGCCGTGGGATGTCCTGCCACGGAAAATCCATAGCCGTAGCGCCTACGAAGGGTTCCGCAAAGGGAACTATTCCGCGCCGACCGAAGGCGTGACGGTCGCCTTCGAACGCCCATGGGACTTACACCTCGTTAAGCCCTCGTTCTTCCCCGTTCCTGCATGTGTTGCGTTCGGCACGCGCCGGAACGCGGCGAACAATGTCCCGCTCATCCAGAAACCGCAAGTGTGGGCCGGACGCCTGAGCCTAAACGGGGCATCTCGCGACGAGGTCCTAGCCGGTATCTCGCGCTACGTCGGCGAACCGGTGCGTACGACGACTGCCTCTCCATACATGGGCCGGTTCGCACAGGGAGCCACCGTGGTGCCCAACATGTTGTTCCTCGTCGAAGAGATGGACAGCGGACCACTCGGCTCCGGCGCCGGCCGCATAACGGTTCGAAGCCGTCGCAGCCCGAACGAGAAACCGCCATGGAAACACCTTCCTGCAATGACCGGTGTCGTTGAGCAGGATTTCGTTCGGCCCCTATACCGAGGCGACAGCATTCTACCATTCCGCGGCGCGTCGAGCGTCAGCGCAGTGATCCCCTGGAGTGGCAATCGGCTTCTCGACGGTAACGATGATCAGCTCGACACCTATCCAGGACTTGCCCAGTGGTGGCGAGCGGCCGAGAAAATTTGGGAACGGCACCGAAAAAGCAACCGACTGAGCCTCGCGGAACAGCTCGACTATCGAAACAAACTGTCACACCAGTTACCGGCGACAAAGTATCGGGTGGTCTATGCCGCCAGTGGCATGTATTCCGCCGCCGCAGTGGTAACTGACGATAAGGTCATTATCGAGCACCAGTTGTACTGGGGTTCGGCCGCGGATATCGACGAAGCCCGCTTCCTGACCGCATTTCTCAATTCGGAAACCCTCACGACGGCTGTTCGACCGCTACAACCACGCGGAGAGCACAATCCACGACACTTCGACAAATCCGTGTTTCAGCTACCCATACCTTTGTACGACCCCACCGACGAGGTGCACCGTCGGCTTGTGGAACTGGCCGAACAGGCGGAGAGAATCTCCGCCGATGTCCCCCTCCCCGCGAAGCGGTTCGAGACGCAGCGCAACGTGATCCGACAGGCTCTGACTCACCAGGGCGTGGCGATAGAAATTGACTCAATCGTTAAAGAACTGTTCGCTTAG
- a CDS encoding fumarylacetoacetate hydrolase family protein: MGRRVRHAVGAVMRLANLGGRAVLITGDRALDVFDAGGFGPDPMAVLENWAAFTAWARSAPAGSPFDPALLGPPVPRPRQVFAVALNYPPHAAEAGFEPPADPLVFTKFPTCIAGPQETIELPGDRVDWEVELVAVIGRGGHRIAETRALDHVAGYTVGQDLSERRVQALGKPPQFSLAKSFPGFGPIGPKLVTEVAPDAAITCLLNDEVVQQASLADMIFGVPELVARLSAVCPLLPGDLIFTGTPAGVGNRRTPPRYLTAADVLTSRIDGLGELRTRFRATPPWTGAGRESTSRSVS, translated from the coding sequence GTGGGAAGACGCGTACGGCACGCCGTGGGCGCGGTGATGCGCCTGGCCAACCTCGGCGGCCGCGCCGTCCTGATCACCGGCGACCGGGCACTGGACGTCTTCGACGCCGGTGGCTTCGGCCCCGACCCGATGGCCGTCCTGGAGAACTGGGCGGCCTTCACGGCGTGGGCGCGGTCCGCGCCGGCCGGAAGCCCCTTCGATCCCGCGTTGCTGGGCCCGCCGGTCCCGCGGCCCCGCCAGGTCTTCGCCGTGGCACTCAACTACCCGCCGCACGCGGCCGAAGCCGGGTTCGAGCCACCGGCCGACCCGTTGGTCTTCACCAAGTTCCCGACCTGCATCGCCGGTCCACAGGAGACCATCGAGCTGCCCGGCGACCGCGTCGACTGGGAAGTCGAGCTGGTCGCGGTGATCGGGCGGGGCGGGCACCGGATCGCCGAGACACGCGCGCTCGACCACGTCGCCGGGTACACGGTGGGTCAGGACCTGTCGGAGCGGCGGGTCCAGGCGCTCGGGAAGCCGCCGCAGTTCTCGCTGGCCAAGTCGTTTCCCGGCTTCGGCCCGATCGGTCCGAAGCTGGTCACCGAGGTCGCCCCCGATGCCGCGATCACGTGCCTGCTCAACGACGAGGTGGTCCAGCAGGCCTCGCTCGCGGACATGATCTTCGGCGTCCCGGAGCTGGTCGCCCGGCTGTCGGCGGTGTGCCCGCTCCTGCCGGGGGACCTGATCTTCACCGGCACCCCGGCGGGGGTCGGCAACCGCCGCACGCCGCCGCGTTACCTCACCGCGGCCGATGTACTGACCAGTCGCATCGACGGCCTGGGTGAGCTGCGCACCCGCTTCCGGGCGACGCCGCCGTGGACCGGAGCCGGCCGAGAGTCGACCAGCCGCAGCGTTTCGTAG
- a CDS encoding carboxymuconolactone decarboxylase family protein — MTRLPRLTPADLSADQRELYEAIAGGPRTGGPFPLIDADDSLTGPFNAMLFSPPVGEALQRLGAAVRYETALTDRVRELAILAVAARWDCAFERYAHEPAARAAGVTEAHLDGLDGLDPAETAALRFVMALLDGDVDDVTYAETVPTIGNGVAVELTTLVGYYATLALQLRVFRVTVPVEQP; from the coding sequence ATGACACGACTGCCCCGGCTGACCCCGGCCGACCTGTCCGCCGACCAGCGCGAGCTGTACGAGGCCATCGCCGGTGGCCCCCGGACGGGCGGCCCGTTCCCGCTCATCGACGCCGACGATTCGCTGACCGGGCCGTTCAACGCCATGCTGTTCTCCCCGCCGGTCGGCGAGGCGCTGCAGCGGCTGGGCGCGGCCGTGCGGTACGAAACCGCGCTGACCGATCGGGTGCGCGAGCTGGCGATCCTGGCCGTCGCGGCGCGCTGGGACTGCGCGTTCGAGCGGTACGCGCACGAGCCCGCCGCCCGCGCCGCCGGGGTCACCGAGGCCCACCTCGACGGTCTCGACGGTCTCGATCCCGCGGAGACGGCGGCCCTGCGGTTCGTGATGGCTCTGCTGGACGGCGACGTCGACGACGTGACCTACGCCGAGACCGTGCCGACCATTGGCAACGGCGTGGCCGTCGAGCTGACCACGCTGGTGGGCTACTACGCGACGCTGGCGCTGCAGCTGCGCGTCTTCCGAGTCACCGTCCCCGTGGAGCAGCCGTGA
- a CDS encoding SDR family NAD(P)-dependent oxidoreductase has product MDWLGLRGKRALVAGAGGIGAAAALALADAGADVVVADRDPRRLGELGLRTLEADLTDADGARDCVTRADELLGGLDVFVHAVGVNDRRPVLGTPDDVWRAITSVNLDSAFWTGRAAGELMVARGYGRIVYLSSVSGLLAHPHHAPYAATKGAVNQLARVMAREWAASGVTVNAVAPGYTETGLTHDHLEKPGVRDGLTALVPTGRLGTPADLTGPILFLCSGQAAFVTGHVLYADGGRTLV; this is encoded by the coding sequence GTGGACTGGCTGGGTCTGCGGGGCAAGCGTGCGCTGGTGGCCGGGGCGGGCGGGATCGGCGCCGCGGCCGCCCTCGCGCTGGCCGATGCCGGAGCCGACGTGGTCGTCGCCGACCGCGACCCCCGGCGGCTCGGCGAACTGGGCCTGCGCACCCTCGAAGCCGACTTGACCGACGCCGACGGCGCCCGGGACTGCGTCACCCGCGCCGACGAACTGCTCGGCGGCCTCGACGTGTTCGTCCACGCGGTCGGCGTCAACGACCGGCGTCCGGTCCTCGGCACCCCGGACGACGTCTGGCGCGCGATCACCTCGGTCAACCTCGACAGCGCGTTCTGGACCGGCCGGGCCGCGGGCGAGCTGATGGTCGCCCGCGGGTACGGCCGGATCGTCTACCTGTCCTCGGTGTCCGGCCTGCTCGCCCACCCGCACCACGCGCCCTACGCGGCCACGAAGGGCGCGGTCAACCAGCTCGCCAGGGTGATGGCGCGCGAGTGGGCCGCGTCCGGCGTCACGGTCAACGCCGTCGCGCCCGGCTACACCGAGACCGGCCTGACCCACGACCACCTCGAAAAGCCCGGCGTCCGCGACGGCCTCACCGCGTTGGTGCCCACCGGGCGGCTCGGCACCCCGGCCGACCTGACCGGCCCGATCCTGTTCCTCTGCTCCGGCCAAGCCGCCTTCGTCACGGGACACGTCCTGTACGCCGACGGCG
- a CDS encoding NADP-dependent oxidoreductase produces MTLSDRPAPHAAENDVIVRVHAAGFTPGELEWPGTWTDRAGRDRTPSVPGHELSGVVTELGYGTTGLTVGQRVFGLADWARDGSLAEFTAVEARNLAPLPADVDHAVGAALPISGLTAWQALFDHGRLQAGQTVLIHGAAGAVGSIAVQLAKRAGATVIGTGRARHRDVALDLGAAAFVDLENDKLEDVGEVDVVLYVFGEEIGKRSAGLVRAGGTLVTIAAPPDFEPRFGRSVFFVVEPDRAGLAQLAALVREGSLRVLIGSRHSLEETPKAFSTGRQGGGKPIVVVDGS; encoded by the coding sequence TTGACCCTGTCCGACCGCCCGGCCCCGCACGCCGCGGAGAACGACGTCATCGTGCGGGTGCACGCAGCCGGTTTCACGCCCGGCGAGCTGGAGTGGCCAGGTACCTGGACCGACCGGGCGGGCCGCGATCGGACACCCAGCGTGCCCGGGCACGAGCTGTCGGGCGTCGTCACCGAGCTCGGCTACGGCACCACCGGTCTCACGGTCGGGCAGCGCGTCTTCGGGCTCGCCGACTGGGCCCGCGACGGCTCGCTCGCCGAGTTCACGGCCGTCGAGGCTCGCAACCTCGCGCCACTGCCAGCCGACGTCGACCACGCCGTCGGCGCCGCGCTGCCGATCTCCGGGTTGACGGCGTGGCAGGCGTTGTTCGACCACGGCCGCCTTCAGGCCGGGCAGACGGTGCTGATCCACGGCGCGGCAGGCGCAGTCGGCTCGATCGCGGTGCAGCTGGCGAAACGGGCCGGCGCGACGGTGATCGGCACTGGCCGCGCCCGCCACCGCGACGTCGCCCTCGACCTGGGCGCCGCCGCGTTCGTGGACCTGGAAAACGACAAGCTGGAAGACGTCGGCGAAGTCGACGTGGTGCTCTACGTGTTCGGCGAGGAGATCGGCAAGCGATCCGCCGGCCTGGTGCGCGCGGGTGGCACGCTGGTCACCATCGCCGCCCCGCCGGACTTCGAGCCGCGATTCGGACGATCGGTCTTCTTCGTCGTGGAACCGGACCGGGCCGGCCTCGCCCAGCTCGCCGCGCTCGTCCGCGAAGGCAGCCTGCGCGTACTGATCGGGTCACGCCATTCGCTGGAGGAGACGCCGAAGGCATTCAGCACCGGACGGCAGGGTGGCGGGAAACCGATCGTCGTGGTCGACGGGTCCTAG
- a CDS encoding MarR family winged helix-turn-helix transcriptional regulator, with amino-acid sequence MANGEGVAVAWDQWRTERPDLDLASMALFGGLKHAHAMLELLLEPVFETSSINSAEFDVLFHLRHAPEPVIARRLAQTMGKSAAALSKALTKLERRGLVVRAANPVDKRSFLVTISDAGAAAVDQAMPRRLALESEVVEALTGRQRADIARAFRVIGDVLETTARRRT; translated from the coding sequence ATGGCCAACGGCGAGGGTGTCGCGGTCGCCTGGGACCAGTGGCGCACCGAACGTCCGGACCTCGACCTGGCTTCGATGGCGCTCTTCGGCGGGCTCAAGCACGCCCACGCCATGCTGGAACTGCTGCTCGAACCGGTCTTCGAGACTTCGTCGATCAACTCCGCCGAGTTCGACGTCCTGTTCCACCTCAGGCACGCGCCGGAGCCGGTCATCGCCCGCAGGCTGGCCCAGACCATGGGAAAGTCCGCAGCGGCATTGAGCAAGGCGTTGACGAAACTGGAACGCCGGGGCCTGGTGGTCCGCGCGGCGAACCCGGTGGACAAACGGAGCTTCCTCGTCACGATCAGCGACGCCGGCGCGGCCGCTGTCGACCAGGCCATGCCGCGGCGCCTGGCCCTCGAATCGGAAGTCGTCGAGGCGCTGACGGGCCGGCAGCGCGCGGACATCGCCCGGGCCTTCCGCGTCATCGGCGACGTGCTGGAGACGACCGCCCGCCGTCGCACCTGA
- a CDS encoding alpha/beta hydrolase, with amino-acid sequence MAIAGTLALTACSDSSTTMTATSTPAACPVGPGVGGGPPAGASLPSGKLVVPVDTSTSTVLDAATAPQIRCGRVQVDTKTDIVYAAPALPDGRNKQLAMDVQTPRTPGPKPLVVYVPGGGFVQSAKEGNLLLRTYAAEAGYVVASIQYRTQPDGATYADSIADVKSAIRYLEAHASTYGIAPGQVGVWGDSAGGYLAAMVGVTTGNRSYDVGENLDQTSDVQAIVDKFGASDLSRLASDFDAASQQAMAGMLAIAAKYVSGPDSSQSLADNPAGVAAANPVTHIKAGAPPFVLFHGNADTLISPSQTLLLHNALRAAGVPSTRYVVDGGGHGDLAFTGDTKAAAVWTTTTVADPLIGFLNATLRK; translated from the coding sequence GTGGCCATCGCGGGCACGCTGGCGCTGACCGCGTGTTCGGATAGCTCGACCACCATGACCGCCACCTCGACCCCGGCAGCGTGCCCGGTCGGCCCCGGCGTCGGCGGTGGCCCGCCTGCGGGCGCGTCGCTGCCCTCCGGGAAGCTCGTCGTGCCTGTGGACACCAGCACCAGCACCGTGCTCGACGCGGCCACCGCGCCGCAGATCCGGTGCGGCCGGGTGCAGGTCGACACGAAGACCGACATCGTCTACGCGGCCCCGGCGCTGCCCGACGGCCGGAACAAGCAGCTGGCAATGGACGTCCAGACGCCGCGGACGCCGGGACCGAAGCCCCTTGTCGTGTACGTGCCCGGCGGCGGGTTCGTGCAGTCGGCCAAGGAGGGCAACCTCCTGCTGCGCACCTACGCGGCGGAGGCCGGGTACGTGGTGGCGAGCATCCAGTACCGGACCCAGCCCGACGGCGCGACCTACGCCGACAGCATCGCCGACGTGAAGTCCGCGATCCGCTACCTCGAGGCCCACGCTTCGACCTACGGGATCGCCCCCGGCCAGGTCGGAGTCTGGGGCGACTCGGCGGGCGGCTACCTGGCGGCGATGGTCGGCGTGACCACCGGCAACCGGAGCTACGACGTCGGCGAGAACCTCGACCAGACCAGTGACGTCCAGGCCATCGTGGACAAATTCGGCGCTTCCGATCTGTCCCGGCTGGCCTCCGACTTCGACGCGGCTTCCCAGCAGGCGATGGCCGGGATGCTGGCCATCGCGGCTAAGTACGTGAGCGGGCCGGACAGCTCCCAGTCGCTCGCCGACAACCCGGCCGGCGTGGCCGCGGCGAACCCGGTCACCCATATCAAGGCCGGCGCTCCGCCGTTCGTCCTCTTCCACGGCAACGCCGACACGCTGATCTCCCCCAGCCAGACTCTCCTGCTGCACAACGCCTTGCGCGCCGCGGGTGTGCCCAGCACGCGCTACGTCGTCGACGGCGGCGGCCACGGCGACCTCGCCTTCACCGGGGACACCAAGGCCGCGGCGGTCTGGACCACCACCACGGTCGCCGACCCGCTGATCGGCTTCCTGAACGCCACCCTGAGGAAGTGA
- a CDS encoding fumarylacetoacetate hydrolase family protein has translation MKLVTFDDGLVGRLADDLVLELDTASAREFFERGGSVPETGRRFRTSEVRLRAPIVPKKFFHTAGNFREHHDDLARVNWSHPVNKGIVFFQNVDAIIGPGDPVVYPSHLTNELDYELEMAVVIGKPGKFFTAEQAAEHIAGYLVFNDITARDIQRREMESGVFSFSKAIDTFCPIGPYIVTADEVGDPHDLDMELRVNGQVRQKSNTGRMSLTIPELVAYHSPQVYSAGDLITTGTVAGVAASTEDPFANYLKPGDVVEAEIEKLGVLRNRVVSWEDAYGTPWAR, from the coding sequence GTGAAGCTCGTGACCTTCGACGACGGCCTGGTCGGCCGTCTCGCCGACGACCTCGTCCTGGAACTCGACACCGCCTCGGCGCGCGAGTTCTTCGAACGCGGCGGGAGCGTGCCCGAGACCGGGCGCCGCTTCCGCACGTCCGAGGTGCGCCTGCGCGCCCCGATCGTGCCGAAGAAGTTCTTCCACACGGCCGGGAACTTCCGCGAGCACCACGACGACCTCGCGCGCGTCAACTGGTCGCACCCGGTCAACAAGGGCATCGTGTTCTTCCAGAACGTCGACGCGATCATCGGACCCGGTGATCCGGTCGTGTACCCGTCGCACCTGACGAACGAGCTGGACTACGAGCTGGAAATGGCCGTGGTGATCGGGAAGCCCGGCAAGTTCTTCACCGCCGAGCAGGCGGCCGAGCACATCGCCGGGTACCTGGTCTTCAACGACATCACCGCCCGTGACATCCAGCGCCGTGAGATGGAGTCGGGCGTCTTCTCCTTTTCCAAGGCGATCGACACGTTCTGCCCGATCGGCCCGTACATCGTCACCGCCGACGAGGTCGGCGACCCGCACGACCTGGACATGGAGCTGCGGGTGAACGGCCAGGTGCGACAGAAGTCGAACACCGGCCGGATGTCTCTCACGATCCCGGAGCTGGTCGCGTACCACTCACCGCAGGTCTACAGCGCGGGCGACCTGATCACGACCGGCACGGTCGCCGGGGTCGCCGCGAGCACCGAGGACCCGTTCGCGAACTACCTCAAGCCGGGCGACGTCGTCGAGGCCGAGATCGAGAAGCTCGGCGTGCTGCGCAACCGGGTCGTCTCGTGGGAAGACGCGTACGGCACGCCGTGGGCGCGGTGA